In Drosophila sechellia strain sech25 unplaced genomic scaffold, ASM438219v1 Y_215, whole genome shotgun sequence, the sequence GTTGACCGTTATCCTTCCCAAGGCGTCTGGATCCAGTTTCAACTGGCACGCTTCCATGAAATTTCGCCCAAGAACTACATTatgactcatagactcgtCTGGGACCacgtacaaataaaaataacatttaattttttcttttataatgtaACATAAGATTTTTCCATGTATTGTCAGTTGGCTTTTATTCAGCCCGAAATAGGTTTCTGCAGCGGattctaaattaatttccttggATACATTGCTTaattttgtaaatgatattggaCTCCCTGTGTCTATGAGGCATTCTGTAATTAATGGGATTTTATAGCTATTCTGAAAAAAAATCTTGACAAGTCTTACATAATTGTTGATATTGGCGCTCTTGCGCTCCGCGCATTGTCCGACGAAGTGTCCAAATGCCCCACAGGCATAGCAGGATCCGGGCTCCCTCTTTGGCTTGAGACACTCCCTGGCGAAGTGCCCTTTGGAGTTGCAATTGGCACATCGTAAGTCCTTATTGGTTGCACCTCCTCCAGCAAGGCGCTTTGCTGAACCGCTCCCTGTTTTGTGCTTCGGCAGGCGGACTTCCGAGAAAGCCCGTAGAATTTGCATCGGCTCGGAGAAACACTGTATGCGCGCCTGGTTGCGCAACGCTGGTGCTGGGATTCCCTCAATGATGTTTTCCAGGAGCTCCTCTAGATCGATGTTGATGTCGTTGGCCAGCATCACCTTGTCCTCGAAGTAAACAGCAAATTTCTCATCCGGATGCCATTCGCGTTTTTGAAATGCATTCCTCAGTTCCCCTTTTGACATCTTGACCTCGAATGTCAAGATTAACTGTTCGCACAGCTGGTCGGTAGATTCTAGGATGCGTGTGGCGCTTGCGTGCAGCCAGCGCTGTGCGTCTCCTTTTAGTTTGGCAATTAGCAGCATGTGCATGCATCCGTCgtccaaattgtaaatttttcCGATGTTCTGAAACTGCGTGACCCAGTTGCGCGCACATAAGCTGCCGTCAAACTCCATCGTTACCTCTTTAGCCAAGGCAAGGGATGTTGCAGGAGATTCCAGAAGCTTGTTTACAATTCGACTCTGGTGCTGAACAACACTACCAGCGGTTTCTTTTCCAACACTGGTATGTCCCATATCGATGTTGTCGGCAGCGGTAGTCACCTTGGTGCTGTTAACCTTGGCGTCGATGCTGTAAACATTGGCGTCGGTGCTGTTAGCGCATATGTTAACATTGTCGCGGTCtccgttgctgttgttctcgATGACGTCATTGATCTGGCGAGCTTGAGCAGACTTGCTCTTGTTTGCGTCGTCGATATCCGCTTGGATCCTCTGCAGCACAGCCATGTTTGCCTCTATCTCGTCCCGAAGCTTTTTTAGAGTGGCTCTCTCTGTATCCACCAACGATAGCTGATCCAGGTCGAGGTTCTCCAAAGATTCTGACAGCAATGACTGCTCGTCGAACGGGATCGCGCGCGTGTCTCCACCCTGTGGCTCCTTCTGCTTTGGCCAGGCTGCAGCTCCATCCAATTCCTCCACCTCTTCTGTTGCTGATCCGTTATTTGGCGGTGAATCGCCACGCGTTTCTGGGGAAATGGCCTGCAGACGCACTATTAATTCCGCTTTTGTGCCGGAAGTCTGGCGTCCCAGAGCTTCCAACCACTTCTTTAGTTGGGTCACTGAGAATTCACTCCATATAATGTCAGGCATAGTGGGCAATGACCACTTCTGATgttgtggacgccgaaaaatgaatatacgcACTATATCTTTTAAATAATCTCACAATTcctttattcaactttactCTTCAAGCGCACGCCACCGAATGACGCGTCTCGCCTATTCCTCTTTTTTCTATGCTCTCTCAAGTGTGTATGCGTTTTTCAGTGAGCTatgtatacattcttatctcttaatgctagcttataagtaagagcgagatcacaataatattcttattcctaacggggatatgatctgccactatgggcttcatacctaaaactatgctattacatggtacagtgggccttatgagtgttcatcctaccacaatattgacatttgaccaatttaaaaatcgtgtattcacaacttatatattcagataatttgtacagtaacttcggtgaaaagcctaagatgataaaaccatcgtttaaaaaaaaaattgttttacagtggttgtgggtaatcaaatacaagaaatgtcgttaaattgaaactctttgttcggattcataaccacatattgacctttgaccaatgtaaaaatcgtgtatttacaacttttatattcagtcaatttgtacagtaacttcggtgaaaagcctaagatgataaaacaatcggttaaaacaaaatcgttttacagtggttggggttattcaaatacaagatatgtcgttaaattaaaactccttgttcggattcataaccacatattgacatttgaccaatgtaaaaattgtgtatttacaacttatatattcagtcaatttgtacagtaatttcggtgaaaagcctaagatgataaaaccatcggttaaaacaaaatcgttttacagtgggtggagttattcaaatataagaaatgtcgttaaattgaaactctttgttcggattcataaccacatattgacatttgaccaatgaaaaaatcgtgtatttacaacttatatactTAGCCAATTtttacagtaacttcggtgaaaagcctaagatgataaaaccatcggttaaaacaaaatcgttttacagtgggtggagttattcaaatataagaaatgtcgttaaattgaaactctttgttcggattcataaccacatattgacatttgaccaatgaaaaaatcgtgtatttacaacttatatactTAGCCAATTtttacagtaacttcggtgaaaagcctaagatgataaaaccatcgggttaaacaaaatcgttttacagtggttgtgggtaatcaaattcaagaaatgtcgttaaattgaaactccttgttcggattcataaccacatattgacatttgaccaatgtaaaaatcgtgtatttacaacttatctattcagtcaatttgtacagtaacttcggtgaaaagcctaagatgataaaactatccgttaaaacaaattcgttttaaagtggttggagttattcaaatacaagacatttgaccaatgtaaaaatcgtgtatttacaacttatatattcagccaatttgtacagtaacttcggtgaaaagcataagatgataaaactatcggttaaaacaaaatcgttttacagtggttggagttattcaaatacaataaatgtctttaaattgaaactccttgttcggattcataaccacatattggcatttgaccaatgtaaaaatcgtgtatttacaacttatatattcaactaatttgtacagtaacttcggtgaaaagcctaagatgataaaaccatcgtttaaaaaaaaatagttttacagtggttgtgggtaatcaaatacaagaaatgtcgttaaattgaaactccttgttcggattcataaccacatattgacatttgaccaatgtaaaaatcgtgtatatacaacttatatattcagtcaatttgtacagtaacttcggagaaaagcctaagatgataaaaacatcggttaaaacaaaatcgttttacagtgggtggagttattcaaatataagaaatgtcgttaaattgaaactccttgttcggattcataaccacatattgacatttgaccaatgtaaaaatcgtgtatttacaacttatttattcagtcaaattgtacagtaacttcggtgaaaagcctaagatgataaaaccatcgattaaaacaaaatcgttttacagtggttgggggtaatcgaatacaagaaatgtcgttatattcaaactacttgttcggattcataaccacatatggacatttgaccaatgaaaaatcgtgtatttataacttatatattcagtcaattgtacagtaacttcggagaaaagcctaagatgata encodes:
- the LOC116803428 gene encoding uncharacterized protein LOC116803428, with translation MPDIIWSEFSVTQLKKWLEALGRQTSGTKAELIVRLQAISPETRGDSPPNNGSATEEVEELDGAAAWPKQKEPQGGDTRAIPFDEQSLLSESLENLDLDQLSLVDTERATLKKLRDEIEANMAVLQRIQADIDDANKSKSAQARQINDVIENNSNGDRDNVNICANSTDANVYSIDAKVNSTKVTTAADNIDMGHTSVGKETAGSVVQHQSRIVNKLLESPATSLALAKEVTMEFDGSLCARNWVTQFQNIGKIYNLDDGCMHMLLIAKLKGDAQRWLHASATRILESTDQLCEQLILTFEVKMSKGELRNAFQKREWHPDEKFAVYFEDKVMLANDINIDLEELLENIIEGIPAPALRNQARIQCFSEPMQILRAFSEVRLPKHKTGSGSAKRLAGGGATNKDLRCANCNSKGHFARECLKPKREPGSCYACGAFGHFVGQCAERKSANINNYNAS